A single Rattus norvegicus strain BN/NHsdMcwi chromosome 5, GRCr8, whole genome shotgun sequence DNA region contains:
- the Lsm10 gene encoding U7 snRNA-associated Sm-like protein LSm10 isoform X1 — MALSHSVKERTISENSLIILLQGLQGQITTVDLRDESVARGRIDNVDAFMNIRLANVTYTDRWGHQVELDDLFVTGRNVRYVHIPDGVNITATIEQQLQIIHRVRNFGGKGQGRREFPSKRP, encoded by the coding sequence ATGGCACTGAGCCACTCTGTGAAGGAGCGAACCATCTCTGAGAACAGCCTGATCATCCTGTTGCAAGGCCTCCAGGGACAAATAACCACTGTGGACCTTCGAGATGAGAGTGTGGCCCGAGGACGCATCGACAACGTTGATGCTTTCATGAACATCCGTCTGGCCAATGTCACCTACACCGACCGCTGGGGGCATCAGGTTGAGTTGGATGACCTTTTCGTGACAGGTCGTAATGTCCGATATGTCCATATCCCAGACGGTGTGAACATCACTGCCACAATCGAGCAGCAGCTACAGATCATCCACCGTGTGCGCAACTTTGGTGGCAAGGGTCAAGGTCGTCGAGAGTTCCCCTCCAAAAGGCCATGA